In a single window of the Cucumis melo cultivar AY chromosome 11, USDA_Cmelo_AY_1.0, whole genome shotgun sequence genome:
- the LOC127144055 gene encoding uncharacterized protein LOC127144055 isoform X2, with translation MKMNEPELDVLKERDLIKMPTEVVCESTSTLPLALKSILRYAEKVMEKDSSITFSLPADLFGVSRKTSVLREDIVDLCNMNEVKTFTLVAYMMYLYSSVSGSKENMQYVFVDPSLISSGNTQESRIRNLCSRLMVSKPDQVVLAPFNPGGHWALLAINAYEDTVFYLDSLRTTSKATTRYVTDTAIAIFHSQKNINKSRKQTLWRTVKCPLQVGSTTCGYYVMKYMREIVNRGSIVISDSIDTRKSYSQAELDEVRVE, from the exons atgaagatgaatgaaccagagttggacgtcttgaag GAGAGGGACTTAATAAAAATGCCTACAGAAGTTGTATGTGAATCGACATCAACTTTGCCATTAGCGTTGAAGTCGATTCTCAGATATGCTGAGAAGGTAATGGAGAAAGATTCCAGCATCACTTTTTCACTACCTGCTGACCTTTTTGGCGTTAGTCGAAAGACTTCTGTACTTCGAGAGGATATCGTTGATCTTTGTAACATGAACGAAGTGAAAACGTTTACATTGGTGGcctatatgat gtacttgtattcgTCTGTTAGTGGTTCGAAAGAAAATATGCAGTATGTCTTTGTAGATCCGTCCCTAATCTCTTCTGGAAACACACAAGAATCTCGAATTCGAAACTTGTGTAGTAGATTGATGGTGTCCAAACCCGACCAAGTAGTTCTTGCTCCTTTTAATCCCGG gggtcattgggcactgcttgctataaatgcgtatgaggatacagtgttttaccttgactcgctaaggacgacatcaaaagcaactacaagatatgtaaccgacac agcaatagcaatatttcactcgcaaaagaacattaataaaagcaggaaacaaactttatggcgaacagtaaag tgtccactacaagtcgggagcactacgtgtggatactatgtcatgaagtatatgagagaaattgtaaataggggaagcattgtcatctcggattcg attgatacacgaaaatcatactcacaagccgagttagatgaggtgcgggttgagtag